One window of Dyadobacter sandarakinus genomic DNA carries:
- a CDS encoding acyltransferase family protein, with the protein MQNAPIAPPARVSSVDAYRGFVMFLMMAEVLRFGQVAGYFPDSSFWAFLDFQQSHVPWVGCSLHDLIQPSFSFLVGVALPYSMASRSMKYQNTSLMWLHTTRRSLVLVLLGIFLRSMHADQTNFTFEDTLTQIGLGYPILFALGFSGEKVQWGTLAGILVCYWVAFAVYPLPGPYFDWAETGTTANWEHHLTGFAAHWNKNTNLAWHFDRWFMNLFPRAETFRFNGGGYSTLSFIPTLGTMILGLIAGKWLKAADSYQALIKKLLLTAAVLFVMAVILNVTGINPIVKRIWTPAWTLFSGGWCFTLLALFYYVVDIRQNRSYFVPLIIIGTNSIAAYIIAHTIDSFIDQSFRINISQHYDLIFGEAYRSLVSGFVILLFEWLILRWMYNNKVFIKI; encoded by the coding sequence AGATGCCTACCGTGGTTTTGTTATGTTTCTGATGATGGCGGAAGTACTCCGCTTTGGTCAGGTAGCAGGGTACTTTCCAGATAGCAGCTTCTGGGCATTCCTGGACTTTCAGCAAAGTCACGTACCCTGGGTCGGCTGCTCGCTCCATGACCTTATCCAACCCTCATTTTCCTTTCTGGTGGGTGTAGCGCTACCCTACTCCATGGCCAGCCGGTCAATGAAATATCAAAATACGTCGCTGATGTGGCTGCATACCACCCGGCGGTCGCTGGTACTGGTACTGCTGGGCATTTTTCTCCGGTCGATGCATGCCGATCAAACGAATTTTACTTTTGAAGATACGCTCACCCAGATCGGCCTGGGTTATCCCATACTTTTTGCACTTGGCTTTTCCGGAGAAAAGGTACAATGGGGTACGCTCGCGGGTATCCTGGTGTGCTACTGGGTTGCATTTGCGGTATATCCATTGCCCGGCCCCTACTTTGACTGGGCGGAAACCGGCACGACGGCTAATTGGGAGCACCATCTTACAGGCTTTGCAGCACATTGGAATAAAAACACGAACCTGGCCTGGCATTTCGACAGATGGTTTATGAACCTCTTTCCACGTGCAGAAACATTCCGGTTCAATGGAGGCGGTTACAGTACCCTCAGCTTTATCCCTACCCTCGGCACCATGATCCTGGGACTCATTGCCGGCAAGTGGCTGAAGGCCGCGGATTCTTATCAGGCTCTGATCAAAAAACTGCTGCTTACAGCTGCCGTGCTTTTTGTAATGGCTGTCATCCTGAATGTAACTGGTATTAATCCGATTGTAAAAAGAATCTGGACGCCGGCCTGGACATTGTTCAGCGGCGGCTGGTGCTTTACATTGCTGGCGCTTTTCTATTACGTGGTGGATATCAGGCAAAACAGGTCCTATTTTGTTCCCCTGATCATTATCGGTACCAACTCCATTGCGGCCTACATCATAGCCCACACGATCGACAGCTTTATCGACCAATCATTCAGAATCAATATTAGCCAGCATTACGACCTGATCTTCGGAGAAGCATACCGCTCGCTTGTCAGCGGATTTGTGATCCTGCTTTTCGAGTGGCTGATTTTAAGATGGATGTACAACAACAAAGTATTTATCAAAATCTAG
- the gloA2 gene encoding SMU1112c/YaeR family gloxylase I-like metalloprotein, translating to MQILQSVHHIAIICSDYDRSKHFYTHILGFEIVREVFRKERQSYKLDLALNGQYCIELFSFPDPPARVSQPEASGLRHLAFAVADLALAITHLEQNGIKCEPVRTDEYTGKRFTFFSDPDGLPLELYEV from the coding sequence ATGCAAATTTTACAGTCTGTTCACCATATTGCCATCATCTGCTCCGACTATGATCGCTCCAAACATTTTTACACCCACATACTGGGGTTTGAAATTGTGAGGGAAGTTTTCAGGAAGGAGCGGCAGTCGTACAAGCTTGATCTGGCATTGAACGGACAATACTGCATTGAACTCTTTTCATTCCCTGATCCGCCTGCAAGGGTGTCGCAGCCCGAGGCATCCGGATTGCGGCACCTCGCGTTTGCAGTTGCGGACCTTGCGCTGGCAATCACACATCTTGAACAAAACGGCATAAAATGCGAGCCCGTCAGGACGGATGAGTATACCGGTAAAAGGTTTACTTTTTTCTCCGATCCTGACGGGCTCCCGCTGGAATTGTATGAAGTGTAA